A stretch of DNA from Bacillota bacterium:
AGCTCCCCCTGAGGCGCCTTACTGAAAATGCCGATGCCGTTGCTGACCGAACGCTCCCTAATTTCGGCCGGTTTGTTCACCACCGCCGCACTACTCTCCCCGGGGCGGCGCGCCAGAACCGTGGTGGAGCCGCCGCCGTCTAAGTTCAAAGCCTGATAGCAACCGAGCTTCAGAAGCACAGCGGCCCATTCAGTTTGAGACAGCCCCCGGCTTTCCTCCTGCCGCCCGTCCACAGCGGCTAGAATTAGCTGACGGCCATCGGCACTAATACCTACGGCGCTGCGGGGGTTGTTCCCTTTTACTTCGTGGGTAAAGGGTACAATCCGCCCGTCTCTAATCAGTACCGTACCGCCGCCCACTGTCCAGGCAAATTCCTCCCAGGACGGAACAGTAGACAGATCAATCTCCACCCGGCTACCGAGAGTAAGGTACGATTGGAGAAACTCCGCTGCTGCCTGAGCACCGATAAGAACCTGTTCTCCCGCCGCCATAGTTACCCCGCCAGTGGCCGGCACTAATTCTGCCACCACGCCGTTTCTGATGATGGCGGCCATGCTGCCTGCCGGAACTGCAGCCGGCGTAGCCTCTCCCCAATGGCTGTCAAAACCGTGTAACTCATGGTAGCTATCCCCAGGCTTGTTCCAACCGGCCAAGGGAAAATGGGGACCGGCATCAGACTTAACTTGCCCCTGAAACGATAGGCTGCCGACAGTGGCACCCCTATCGGCGCGGAGACCAAACACAGCCAGGTCTTGGCGTAGGGAAGGGCTGGACAGAAGCTCCCCGCCCGTCACCACCGGCCCCAACGGTGCCCCGCTGCCGCGGCCGAAGAAGAAATCACCGTTTATGGCCGCTACGGCTTTGGTCTCAGCCGCCATGTCACTGAGACGTTCGGTCACAGCGAGACCATTTTCCCCTAATAGTAAGTCGCTGCGAACGTTAGGGTTAGTAATATCGGCCCTGATAACATGAAATCGTAACCATCCGGCCGGGGTGAACTGCCAAGTCGTTTCGTAGGTAACTCCAGGGGCCACAGGTTGTATTTTGCTCTCTCTGTAAATAACCTCGGCCTCCTGAGCACACACCGTGCCTGCAGATACCAGCACGATAAGTAACGCTGTAACCAGTGATAACCATTTACACTTTCTGTAGCGCAAGATTTCTCCTCCCCTGTCAAGTATGTCCAGATATAGACTTCTACCCCAATAATAGAAATCCTACCCTGAGGCGC
This window harbors:
- a CDS encoding phosphodiester glycosidase family protein, with the protein product MRYRKCKWLSLVTALLIVLVSAGTVCAQEAEVIYRESKIQPVAPGVTYETTWQFTPAGWLRFHVIRADITNPNVRSDLLLGENGLAVTERLSDMAAETKAVAAINGDFFFGRGSGAPLGPVVTGGELLSSPSLRQDLAVFGLRADRGATVGSLSFQGQVKSDAGPHFPLAGWNKPGDSYHELHGFDSHWGEATPAAVPAGSMAAIIRNGVVAELVPATGGVTMAAGEQVLIGAQAAAEFLQSYLTLGSRVEIDLSTVPSWEEFAWTVGGGTVLIRDGRIVPFTHEVKGNNPRSAVGISADGRQLILAAVDGRQEESRGLSQTEWAAVLLKLGCYQALNLDGGGSTTVLARRPGESSAAVVNKPAEIRERSVSNGIGIFSKAPQGEL